In Sandaracinaceae bacterium, the DNA window ACTCCGCTTCCAACCCTCTGGCTTCGAACTCTCGGTCGCGCTCGAGCCCGGCGGACTGCGGGTGCTCGACGTGTGCGACGACCACAGCGCGTGCGAGGTGCCCTACTCGTGCCGCTCGGCCAACTGCGGCACGTGCCGCGTGCGCGTGCTCACCGGGGCCGAGCTGTTCGCGCCGCCAGGCGAAGACGAGCTCGCCGTGCTGGACCTCTTCGGCAACCTGCCGCACGAGCGGCTGGCGTGTCAGCTGCTCATGATCCGCGAGGGCGAAGCCACGCTCGAGGTCGCCGACACGTGAGCGTGCGCTCTTGCGGATTGCGGAGCGGCGCCCCAGGTTGGGCCGGCGCCCGTAGCGCGCATGAGGTAGCATCGTGACCATGACATCCATCGCAGCACCCCTCCCGCCGCCCACCACGGTCGACGTGGAGGTCGGGGAGCCGGAGCTGCTGCTCAAGCTCACGGGGCCGAACGGCGCGCACCTCCGCGCGCTGGGCGAAGAGTTCCGCGTGACGCTGGGTCAGCGCGGCACCACCCTGCGCATCCACGGCGCACCGGAAGACGTCGCCGCCATGGAGCGCACGCTGGTCCAGCTGCTAGACGTGCTGGGCGACCGCAACCTCACCAGCCTCGAGCTGGCCCGCGCGGCGCGCACGCTGCGCACGCACCCGCAGGTGAACCTGCGCCGCCTGTTCGACGACGTGGTCGCCACCTCGCAGGGGCGCCGCTCCATCGCGCCCAAGGGCCTCACGCAGCAGCTCTACCTGCAGGCCATCCGCGAACACGACGTGGTCTTCGGCGTGGGCCCGGCCGGCACGGGCAAGACGTACCTCGCCATGGCCATGGCCGTGCGCGCACTCCTCGAGAAGCGCGTGAAGCGCATCATCCTCACGCGCCCCGCGGTGGAGGCGGGCGAGAAGCTGGGCTTCCTGCCGGGTGACCTGGCCGAGAAGATCAACCCGTACCTGCGGCCGCTGTACGACGCGCTGCACGACATGATGGACCCCGAGAAGGTGGCCCTGCTCATGGAGCGCGGCACCATCGAGGTGGCCCCGCTCGCCTTCATGCGCGGGCGCACGCTCAACGCCAGCTTCGTGATCCTGGACGAGGCGCAGAACACTACGGCCGAGCAGATGAAGATGTTCCTGACGCGCCTCGGGTTCGACTCGCAGGCGGTCATCACGGGCGACATCACCCAGGTGGACTTGCCCCACTCCACGCGCAGCGGCCTGCGCGACGCCGAGGACCTGCTGCAGGGTGTGGAGGGCATCTCGTTCGTCCGCTTCAACGACAACGACGTGGTGCGCCACCCGCTGGTGCAGCGCATCGTGCGCGCCTACGACGAGCGCGACACGCGTCGCGAGGCCGAGCGTGACCGGAAGCGCCGCGAGCGCGGCGAGCCGAGCGAGAGCGACGACGCACGCCACGACGCACGCGACCCGCGCGCTGCCGGTGACCCCGGCAAGCCAGGAGCGCCGCTGTCGTGACGCCGAGCCGCGGCGCCGCGAGCGCCCGCGCCCTGCTGCTGACGCTGATGCTGATGACGGGCTGCGGGGACGGCGGGGACGTGCTCGACCCGCCGCTGCCACCGTCCATGGGGGCCAGCGGTGGCGCCGGGTCCACCGCGGGCGTGGCCATCTGCGCCGGCAACCTGCACACCTGCGTCATCACCGAGGGTGGGCAGGTGGCGTGCGCCGGCCTCGGGCTGGACGGCCAGCTGGGCAGCGCCGAGCACCGCACACGGCGCTCCTTCGCAGCGGTGCCGGGAGTGGAGGGTGCCACCAGCCTCGCGTGCGGGAGCCGGCACACCTGCGTGACCACGCGCGCGGGCGCGCTGTTCTGCTGGGGTGAGGCCGCCAGCGAGC includes these proteins:
- a CDS encoding PhoH family protein; amino-acid sequence: MTSIAAPLPPPTTVDVEVGEPELLLKLTGPNGAHLRALGEEFRVTLGQRGTTLRIHGAPEDVAAMERTLVQLLDVLGDRNLTSLELARAARTLRTHPQVNLRRLFDDVVATSQGRRSIAPKGLTQQLYLQAIREHDVVFGVGPAGTGKTYLAMAMAVRALLEKRVKRIILTRPAVEAGEKLGFLPGDLAEKINPYLRPLYDALHDMMDPEKVALLMERGTIEVAPLAFMRGRTLNASFVILDEAQNTTAEQMKMFLTRLGFDSQAVITGDITQVDLPHSTRSGLRDAEDLLQGVEGISFVRFNDNDVVRHPLVQRIVRAYDERDTRREAERDRKRRERGEPSESDDARHDARDPRAAGDPGKPGAPLS
- a CDS encoding (2Fe-2S)-binding protein, giving the protein MARLRFQPSGFELSVALEPGGLRVLDVCDDHSACEVPYSCRSANCGTCRVRVLTGAELFAPPGEDELAVLDLFGNLPHERLACQLLMIREGEATLEVADT